Genomic DNA from Mycolicibacterium helvum:
GCCGCCGACAGCCGCGTCGCCGGTGGACCTGGCGCCAAGCCGATCCGGCGAGTGGCGTCGATCGCCACGATGCTGGCCGGGGCGGCCGCCGGCGCGCTGTTGGTGCAGGTGTCCGTGCCGCTGACTATCGGTGCCGCGGCGCTCTGTGTCCTCGTCGCCGCGGGCCTGCTCGGCATGGACCGTCCGGTCGCGGATTGATCAGCCCGGCCCGAACCGGGCACCGTCGTCGGTGTGATACCAGCCCGACGCGGCGTGCGTTCCACCATCGACGTGCAGCGTCTGCCCGGTGATGTTGCGCGCCATGTCGGAAGCGAGAAAGACTGCAACTGAGGCAATTTCGTCGACATCGCCGAGGCGTCCCAAGGGGACGGCCTGGCTGAGCTCCTGGCGGATCCCGTCCGGGGACAGCGCGAGCAGGCCTTCGGTGATCGTGATGTCGGGGGCGATCGCATTGACCCTGATGTTGTGCGTCGCCAGCTCAAAAGCCGCCGTCCGGGTGTAGTTGATCACCCCGGCCTTGGCCGCGGAGTAGGCCGCGTAGCCGGGTGCGGCGCGCACGCCCTCGATCGACGTCAGCGAGATGACACTGCCGGGTCGCCCGTCGACGACCAGCTGGCGCGCGACCCGCTGCGTGCACAGCAGCACGTGACGAAGGTTCGCCCTGTACAAGGCATCCCAACCGTTTTCGGTGGTGTCCAGCAGCGGGGAGGCGAACACACCGCCGGCGTTATTGACCAAGATGTCCACCGGCCCGAGTTCGTCGCGGGTGCGCTTCAACGCGGCGTCGACCTGCTGCGCGTCACGGACGTCGGTGACGATCCCGAGCACGCCTAGCTCGACTGCGATCGCCGCGCAGGTGTCCGCGTCGCGTTCCCAGATCGCGACCTTCGCGCCGAATTGCGTCAGCCCGGCGGCAATCCCACGTCCAATACCGGTCCCGCCACCGGTCACGACCGCCACCCGGTCGGTCAGCAGGATGTCCGACGGCGCGATCGCCACGGCGCTAACCGCTCCGCGACGGTGTGAGGATGTCGTCGGCGAAGCGGGCGATTCCGTCGAGCGCTTCCCGGGTACGCCGCCACGGCATGACGATCATCCGGTCGATGCCGGCATCAGCCGCCCGCGCGACGTCCCCGGGCGAATCAGCCGGGGCCGATGTGGTGATCTCGGGCTTGCCGGTCCGGCCGTGTTCGGCCCACAGCGCCGACAGCGTCTGCACCGACCCGGGGATCTGGTCCAGGGTGTGGTTCATCGGGATCCAGCCCGACCCGAAACGTGCCACGCGCCGCAGGGCGGGCCGGCCATCACCGCCGACGTGGATCGGCGGGCCGCCCGGCTGGACGGGCTTGGGCTCGAACGCGACGGCATCGAAGTCGAAGAAGCGGCCGTGATGGGAGATGGTCGGCTCGGTCCACAGCGCCCGGCACACCTCCAGCGCCTCGTCGACACGGGCGCCGCGGGTGCTGAAGTCCAGCCCGGTGGCGTCCCACTCCTCACGCAGCCAGCTCGCGCCGATACCGAAGTCGAAGCGGCCGCCCGAGACGATGTCCAGCGTGGTGGCGGCGCGCGCGCTGACGAACGGGTGCCGCAGCCCGATGTTGTAGACGTAAGTACCCATCCGGATCGTGCTGGTCTGGCCAGCCAGGTACGACAGGTAAGCGATCGCGTCGTACATCGGGGTCTGGGACGGGATGGGCGGATGGCTGTCGCCGTGATGCGGGCTGCCCGACATCGCGGCCGGCAGCACGAGGTGCTCGGGCAGCCAGACCGAGTCGTACCCCAGCTCCTCGGCGCGCACGGTCAGATCACGCCAGAGGCCGGGGTGGACGCCACCCAGCGGAATCCCGAACTTCACAGCGCGGATGTTACGCAGCCGGACTCCCCTTCGGAAGTACTACTCTCATTTTATGAGAGCGTGATTCTGCGCCGGCGTCCCAGTAGCGTCTGAGCCATGACGGCGAGGTGGTGGAAGGTCCGCTACGCCGCCGCTCTCGTCTTGGCCCAGATCCTGGCCGGCGTCGAACTCACCGCGCTGGTGCTGCCGCTGCGCCACGATCTGGTCGAGTCGGTCGACACGGTGTTCGCGACCGACACCCTGATCGCCGCGATCGTCCTGTCGGTCTTCGGCATCGCCGGCGTCATCGTCTACGCCGTCCTTGTCGTCGACTACAAACTGCGCTGGTTCACCGCCGGCGAGCCGCCCGATGACAAGGACCGGTTGTTCGTCGAGCGGTTCCTGCGCAATCAGTCCGCGATGCTGGGGGCGAT
This window encodes:
- a CDS encoding LLM class F420-dependent oxidoreductase, with amino-acid sequence MKFGIPLGGVHPGLWRDLTVRAEELGYDSVWLPEHLVLPAAMSGSPHHGDSHPPIPSQTPMYDAIAYLSYLAGQTSTIRMGTYVYNIGLRHPFVSARAATTLDIVSGGRFDFGIGASWLREEWDATGLDFSTRGARVDEALEVCRALWTEPTISHHGRFFDFDAVAFEPKPVQPGGPPIHVGGDGRPALRRVARFGSGWIPMNHTLDQIPGSVQTLSALWAEHGRTGKPEITTSAPADSPGDVARAADAGIDRMIVMPWRRTREALDGIARFADDILTPSRSG
- a CDS encoding SDR family NAD(P)-dependent oxidoreductase; its protein translation is MAIAPSDILLTDRVAVVTGGGTGIGRGIAAGLTQFGAKVAIWERDADTCAAIAVELGVLGIVTDVRDAQQVDAALKRTRDELGPVDILVNNAGGVFASPLLDTTENGWDALYRANLRHVLLCTQRVARQLVVDGRPGSVISLTSIEGVRAAPGYAAYSAAKAGVINYTRTAAFELATHNIRVNAIAPDITITEGLLALSPDGIRQELSQAVPLGRLGDVDEIASVAVFLASDMARNITGQTLHVDGGTHAASGWYHTDDGARFGPG